The following is a genomic window from Deltaproteobacteria bacterium.
TCAAAAGTGTTGTCCTGATAAACTCCAGTTCAGCAAGTCAGCTGCCCTGCACTGAGTCCAAATTATGCTTTTTTATGCACTTTTCAAACTCAGGAATACTTGTCCGTCACTTCGGCTCCAGCCATAGTCCCCTGTGCCTGGAAACAAGAAGCACGCCTCCTATATACGAGTCCTGTTTTAGTCGCTTTCTACACTCAACTGGCAATAAAGCCAGACAGTCAGCAGCGGTTTGCCAGGATTCATCAAAGGATCAGAAAAGCAAGCCAGACAACTGCCGTGGGCACAACAGCCGCTTTCAGCAAACCGACCGGAGAAACTCCATTTTCAAAAAACTTCTTGAGGATCGACTGTCCTGCCGGGTTCGGCGCGTTGGCAATAACAGTCAAGCCGCCGCCGGCTACTGCACCTGCCACCACAGCATACTTGAGGCTGTCAGTAAAACCTGGCACCAGGGTGCTCAGGAAGGTAATAGCTGCATTATCATTGAAGGCGGTCAATATGGTTGCCCCCAGCATGAGCGGAATTTCTTTCAAATTGCCGAGAACCGGTTCAATCCACCACCCCTGCACGCCTCCATGAATAACAAGACCTGCCAAGAAGAAACCAACCAAAAGCGGCGGCTTCAGATCGATGCGATTCTGGTAAGCAGAAGTAACAACAGCAAAACCAAGAAAGAGCAGGAAGCCAAAAACGAACAGCTCCGGATTATGTGCATTCACCACCGTCCAGCCCAGGAAAAGCAGATGAACCACTGTCACCCATGCTGGCACCGGATCATCACGTTCATCCCAGGCCGGATCCTGGAAGGGCGGCCGCTGATCCTCCGGCAAGAGGCCCGGGAATGCTCTGCGCATGGCAGAGAGTTTGATCTCTTTGAATCGCTGCTCAAAGGCCTCCTTGACCAGGGAGGGGTCAATACCTTCCTTGCTGATGCTGGTCAGGTGCCGTTCCTTGAGGCTGTCACCCAGCCGTTGCTTTATCAGCTGGACTGCTTCTGCAGTTTTCAGCTCGAATGTCTTGCTGAATCCTGACTCCTCGTCTACACCACTGGCGATCTTATCGAATTCGGCTTCAACTTCCTGACGACTTAGATATCGCCTCTGAATCTCTTTTTTAAGATTCCGCAGTTCAAAGTTTTCCTGCAGCCGGGAAAGCTCCTTGCGAAAAAGACAAAAGTAAAGTCCGTTGGCAGCCACTATGCCCAAAATGGCCTTCCAGCCAAAATTGGTGAGCATGTGTGTCATACCCCAGTCCCAGGGGTTTGCCACCATCAATACGGGTGGAGCAGCAAAGTGAGTGAGCGTCCCCCCCACCGAGATGTTGACAAACAGCAAGCCTATAGTGCCATACTTGAACCTGTCGCTCGGCTGCAACTCGTACAGCTTGTCGGCAAGCAACAGTGCTGAAATGGTCATGGCAGCAGGTTCAGTGATGAAAGAGCCCAGAATGGGGCCAAAAGTGAGAATAGTAAACCACCAGGCGGTCAAAGTGCCGCCCAGCAGATTGGCAATTCTCCACATAACGGCTTCGGTGAGCTTCAGGATAGGCCGGGTGGCGGCCAGGGTCATAACCACCACCACAAACTCGGCCTCGGTGAAATTCACCCGCTCATCAGCATAGAAGACTACCGTGGACCAGTCATAAAAGACAAAGATTGCTATAAACAGAGCAACGGCCCAGATGCCGAAGACGGCTTCCACCTCGCCGAGAAAGTGAAACAGTCTGGAGCCGAGATGGATTGAATGCTTATCCACGAGCCCTTCCTTGATTTTCTTATTGTGTTCGTGCTCCCATTTATGAGAAATAGCAAGGAATCTGCTGGTGAGAAACGTATGAATGATCGCACACAAAAATATAATGGTGGCAACTACATTGAAGGGCTCCTGTTGGGCGCGAATTTTCAAAGTACCCAGTATGCCCTTGGCGTCCTGGTCGTTGTAGCTCTGGAGGTCGCGGGGAAAGGATTTCACCTTGGCGTCCACCACTGACGCTCCTTGCGCCCCTCCTGCGCTCGCCGCTACAAACAGCACTGACAACAAGAAAATTATGGTCAACATGACTCGTCGGTGATTCATCTAGAGTTCCTTTCATAATCAGCAGTAGCAAGTGCCCACACCGCCCCTGGGCCCAGCACCGTAATTGCTGGGCCATTCAACCCGCGGCCTGTCGCCTGCAATCTGGCCATTTATACAAGTCCTTCGGCTGCAAGCGCCTCCCGGGTCTGCCGGGCAATTTCCAATTCTTCGTTTGTTGCTATTACGAAAACCTGCACTGCGCTCTCGGCGGTGCTGATCTTCAGTGGTCCTTCACTTCGAGCCCTGTTCTTTTCGAGATCGAGGATTATCCCCAACCGCTGCAGATTCTCACAACACCGTCTGCGGATTTCCACATCGTGCTCACCAATGCCGGCGGTAAACACCAGACCGTCCAGATATCCTAGAACAGCAAAATAATTTCCTATGTACTTCTTTATTCGATAGACGAACATATCCAGTGCCAGTTG
Proteins encoded in this region:
- a CDS encoding putative Na+/H+ antiporter, with product MLTIIFLLSVLFVAASAGGAQGASVVDAKVKSFPRDLQSYNDQDAKGILGTLKIRAQQEPFNVVATIIFLCAIIHTFLTSRFLAISHKWEHEHNKKIKEGLVDKHSIHLGSRLFHFLGEVEAVFGIWAVALFIAIFVFYDWSTVVFYADERVNFTEAEFVVVVMTLAATRPILKLTEAVMWRIANLLGGTLTAWWFTILTFGPILGSFITEPAAMTISALLLADKLYELQPSDRFKYGTIGLLFVNISVGGTLTHFAAPPVLMVANPWDWGMTHMLTNFGWKAILGIVAANGLYFCLFRKELSRLQENFELRNLKKEIQRRYLSRQEVEAEFDKIASGVDEESGFSKTFELKTAEAVQLIKQRLGDSLKERHLTSISKEGIDPSLVKEAFEQRFKEIKLSAMRRAFPGLLPEDQRPPFQDPAWDERDDPVPAWVTVVHLLFLGWTVVNAHNPELFVFGFLLFLGFAVVTSAYQNRIDLKPPLLVGFFLAGLVIHGGVQGWWIEPVLGNLKEIPLMLGATILTAFNDNAAITFLSTLVPGFTDSLKYAVVAGAVAGGGLTVIANAPNPAGQSILKKFFENGVSPVGLLKAAVVPTAVVWLAFLIL